The following coding sequences lie in one Microtus ochrogaster isolate Prairie Vole_2 chromosome 6, MicOch1.0, whole genome shotgun sequence genomic window:
- the Fbxo28 gene encoding F-box only protein 28 yields the protein MAAASEERMAEEGGGSHGDGGSCSASGSAQRQPPPTPSQAPQLGSQAPAAPALAPDHLPQNNTLVALPIVAIENILSFMSYDEISQLRLVCKRMDLVCQRMLNQGFLKVERYHNLCQKQVKAQLPRRESERRNHSLARHADILAAVETRLSLLNMTFMKYVDSNLCCFIPGKVIDEIYRVLRYVNSTRAPQRAHEVLQELRDISSMAMEYFDEKIVPILKRKLPGSDVSGRLMGSPPVPGPSAALTTMQLFSKQNPSRQEVTKLQQQVKTNGAGVTVLRRDISELRTKVQEQQKQLQDQDQKLLEQTQIIGEQNARLAELERKLREVMESAVGTSSSSGQGEDSPRKRRKATEAIDSLRKSKRLRNRK from the exons ATGGCGGCGGCGTCTGAGGAGCgaatggctgaggaaggaggcgGCAGCCACGGCGACGGCGGCTCCTGTTCGGCCTCCGGCTCCGCTCAGCGACAGCCCCCCCCGACCCCGTCGCAGGCCCCGCAGCTGGGATCCCAGGCACCCGCGGCGCCCGCGCTAGCTCCGGACcacctgcctcaaaacaacacaCTGGTGGCGCTGCCCATCGTAGCCATCGAGAACATACTCAGCTTTATGTCCTACGACGAAATTAGCCAGCTCCGCCTG GTTTGTAAAAGAATGGACTTGGTCTGTCAGAGAATGTTGAATCAGGGATTTCTGAAAGTGGAGAGGTACCACAATCTATGTCAGAAGCAAGTTAAAGCACAACTGCCAAG GAGAGAGTCAGAAAGGAGAAACCATTCCTTAGCTCGTCATGCAGATATCCTTGCTGCCGTGGAAACAAGGCTGTCACTGTTAAATATGACTTTCATGAAGTATGTGGACTCCAACCTCTGTTGCTTCATACCAGGAAAG GTAATTGATGAGATTTACCGTGTACTGAGATACGTCAATTCTACCAGAGCCCCTCAGCGAGCCCATGAAGTGCTACAGGAATTACGGGACATCTCCTCCATGGCCATGGAGTACTTTGATGAGAAGATCGTTCCCATTCTGAAGAGGAAATTACCAGGATCAGATGTGTCTGGAAGACTCATGGGCTCTCCTCCAg TTCCTGGACCATCTGCAGCCCTGACGACAATGCAGCTCTTCTCCAAGCAGAACCCTTCGAGACAGGAGGTCACCAAGCTCCAGCAGCAGGTTAAAACCAATGGTGCTGGTGTGACTGTCCTCAGGCGTGACATTTCTGAGCTCCGCACCAAAGTGCAAGAACAGCAGAAACAGCTTCAAGACCAAGACCAGAAACTGCTAGAGCAGACCCAGATCATAGGTGAACAGAACGCACGGCTGGCAGAGCTGGAGCGGAAGCTTCGAGAAGTCATGGAAAGTGCAGTAGGAACATCCTCAAGTTCTGGGCAGGGTGAGGACTCTCCTCGGAAACGAAGGAAGGCGACAGAAGCCATAGACTCTCTTAGGAAATCCAAACGACTTCGGAACAGGAAGTAA